One segment of Nostoc flagelliforme CCNUN1 DNA contains the following:
- a CDS encoding alpha-amylase family glycosyl hydrolase: MAKPIEFSLFAPYNKGAALIGSFSDWQEIPMEKGDDGYFRTSVELEDGVYKYKFRVQSNSWFFEPEQWVDVTDPQATDIDELSGKDDGVIRVKDGERITDTYVWQHDDKPLPADHELVIYELHVGDFSGGEDDPYARGKYKHVIEKLDYLCELGINAIELMPLKEYPGDYSWGYNPRHFFATESSYGSTADLKKLIDECHGRGIRVILDGIYNHSEASAPLTQIDHDYWYHHEPRDPDNNWGPEFNYEHYDEKLDIHPAWKFIGETIRFWISEYHLDGIRYDAARQIANYDFMHWIVQEAKKTASMKPFYNVAEHIPETTSITNVDGPMDGCWHDSFYHCILEHICGDTFDLERLKDVIDCKRQGFLGATNVVNYLTNHDHNHVMVELGNREIFNEEAFRRAKLGVAILMTAVGVPLIWMGEEFGEYKPKQPESSKIDWTLLGNDLNRSLFDSYKGLTNLRKSNHALYTENIDFIHENPEAKVLAYTRWNDEGSRVVVIANFSENFLGDYHVPNFPSPGTWHEWTGNYDVEAGDDGIITDLGPYEAKVFVSQLY, translated from the coding sequence ATGGCAAAGCCAATTGAATTTAGTTTATTTGCACCTTATAACAAAGGAGCTGCATTAATTGGTTCTTTTTCTGATTGGCAAGAAATTCCAATGGAGAAAGGTGATGATGGTTATTTTCGTACAAGCGTTGAACTAGAAGACGGCGTTTATAAATATAAATTCCGTGTCCAGTCAAATTCATGGTTTTTTGAACCAGAACAATGGGTTGATGTTACAGACCCTCAGGCAACTGATATAGATGAACTGAGTGGAAAAGATGATGGTGTTATCCGGGTCAAAGATGGCGAAAGAATTACCGATACATACGTTTGGCAACATGATGATAAACCTTTACCTGCTGACCACGAATTGGTAATTTATGAATTGCATGTCGGTGATTTTTCTGGTGGCGAGGATGACCCTTATGCAAGGGGCAAATACAAACACGTTATTGAAAAGTTAGATTATTTATGCGAATTAGGAATCAATGCTATTGAGTTGATGCCACTTAAAGAATATCCTGGTGATTATAGTTGGGGTTATAACCCCCGCCACTTCTTTGCAACAGAATCTAGTTATGGTTCTACTGCTGATTTGAAAAAATTGATTGATGAGTGTCATGGCAGAGGTATTCGTGTAATTCTTGACGGTATTTATAACCACTCAGAAGCATCTGCTCCTTTAACACAAATTGACCACGATTATTGGTATCATCACGAACCTCGTGACCCTGATAATAACTGGGGCCCTGAGTTTAATTATGAACATTATGACGAAAAATTAGATATTCACCCAGCATGGAAATTTATTGGTGAGACAATCCGTTTTTGGATATCAGAATATCATCTTGATGGGATTCGCTATGATGCAGCGCGGCAAATTGCTAACTACGATTTCATGCACTGGATTGTTCAGGAAGCCAAAAAAACTGCTAGCATGAAGCCTTTTTACAACGTTGCCGAACACATTCCTGAAACTACCAGCATTACCAATGTAGATGGGCCAATGGATGGTTGCTGGCATGACAGTTTCTATCACTGCATTCTAGAACATATCTGCGGTGATACATTTGATTTAGAGCGTCTCAAAGATGTCATTGACTGCAAGCGCCAAGGCTTCTTGGGTGCGACCAATGTAGTAAATTACCTCACCAACCACGACCATAACCATGTCATGGTAGAACTGGGGAACCGTGAGATATTTAACGAAGAAGCCTTTAGGCGAGCTAAATTAGGAGTAGCCATCCTAATGACTGCTGTTGGTGTACCTTTGATTTGGATGGGAGAGGAATTTGGTGAGTACAAACCTAAACAACCTGAATCATCCAAAATCGATTGGACGCTGTTAGGTAATGATCTAAATCGTAGTTTATTTGATTCATACAAAGGCTTAACTAACCTGCGTAAAAGCAATCATGCCCTTTACACAGAAAATATTGATTTTATCCACGAAAATCCAGAAGCAAAAGTATTAGCTTATACTCGTTGGAATGATGAAGGTTCTCGTGTAGTCGTAATTGCAAATTTTTCAGAAAACTTCCTAGGTGACTATCATGTTCCTAACTTTCCTAGCCCTGGTACATGGCACGAGTGGACAGGTAATTATGATGTCGAAGCTGGTGATGATGGTATCATAACTGACTTGGGGCCATACGAAGCTAAAGTGTTTGTATCGCAGTTGTATTGA
- a CDS encoding 3-deoxy-7-phosphoheptulonate synthase: protein MHNKLFNSNIDNANIENDRILLTPNEVKSKLPLTQLAEQRVLAYRQEIEQILDFQDRRKFIVVGPCSIHDPKAALEYSEKLKRLAEQVQDKLLLIMRVYFEKPRTTVGWKGLINDPDMDDSFHVENGLLIARDLLLKITELGLPAGTEALDPIIPQYISELITWSAIGARTTESQTHREMASGLSMPVGFKNGTDGNIQVALNALQSARNPHNFIGINQNGQVSVFQTKGNGYGHVILRGGSQPNFDVANVKLVEEKLKQADLPPRIVVDCSHGNTNKDYKLQGAVLENIIQQIVDGNTSIVGMMLESHLYEGSQPITGKEELKYGISVTDKCIGWEETEKIILAAHEKLK from the coding sequence ATGCACAACAAATTATTTAATAGTAATATCGACAACGCTAACATTGAGAACGATCGCATTTTATTAACTCCCAATGAAGTTAAATCAAAATTACCTTTAACACAATTAGCCGAGCAAAGAGTTTTAGCATATAGGCAGGAAATAGAACAGATTCTAGATTTTCAGGATCGCAGAAAATTTATAGTAGTTGGCCCATGCTCAATCCACGACCCAAAAGCAGCGCTCGAATATTCTGAAAAGTTGAAAAGATTGGCCGAGCAAGTCCAGGATAAGCTACTACTAATTATGCGAGTGTACTTTGAAAAACCAAGAACAACCGTAGGCTGGAAAGGGTTAATTAACGATCCAGATATGGATGATTCTTTCCATGTAGAGAATGGGTTATTAATTGCACGAGATTTATTATTAAAAATTACAGAATTGGGATTACCTGCTGGTACAGAAGCATTAGATCCAATCATACCCCAATACATTAGTGAATTAATTACGTGGTCTGCCATTGGGGCACGCACCACCGAATCACAAACTCACCGCGAAATGGCAAGTGGGCTTTCGATGCCTGTGGGTTTTAAAAACGGTACTGACGGCAATATTCAAGTAGCTTTGAATGCCCTACAATCAGCTAGAAACCCGCATAATTTTATCGGAATTAATCAAAACGGACAGGTCAGCGTCTTTCAAACTAAAGGTAATGGCTACGGTCACGTAATTTTAAGGGGTGGTAGTCAACCCAACTTTGATGTAGCAAATGTCAAACTAGTAGAAGAGAAATTAAAACAGGCAGATTTACCACCAAGGATTGTTGTTGACTGTAGCCACGGCAATACTAATAAAGATTACAAATTACAAGGTGCTGTCTTAGAAAATATAATTCAGCAAATAGTGGATGGTAATACATCAATAGTTGGCATGATGCTGGAATCGCATTTGTACGAAGGAAGTCAACCAATTACTGGGAAAGAAGAATTAAAATATGGGATTTCTGTAACTGATAAATGTATTGGTTGGGAAGAAACCGAAAAAATTATTTTGGCTGCTCACGAAAAACTTAAATAA
- a CDS encoding BrnT family toxin, with the protein MRFEWDDNKAKSNFLKHSITFEEGVTVFADPYLLFRQDSKHSEQEERELAIGEAENR; encoded by the coding sequence ATGCGCTTTGAGTGGGACGACAACAAAGCTAAGTCTAATTTTCTTAAGCATAGTATTACATTTGAGGAAGGCGTAACAGTTTTTGCCGATCCCTATCTCCTGTTTAGGCAAGACTCCAAGCATTCCGAGCAAGAAGAAAGAGAATTGGCAATTGGAGAAGCGGAAAATCGCTAA
- a CDS encoding 2TM domain-containing protein has product MTTFEPKSLRSYSQDDVQQILQLAIARQADDKDTEFSYEQILEIAAELEISPDSLKLAERDWLVQQGQVQQRKAFDAYRIRRFQKRLSNYAIFNGFFILLNLITGGGISWSLYILLFCGLPVGLDVWNTFQMKGEEYEMAFQKWNRKHEIKKTISTVLNKWFKALQA; this is encoded by the coding sequence ATGACGACATTTGAACCCAAGAGCCTCCGCTCTTATAGCCAAGATGATGTCCAACAAATTCTGCAATTAGCGATCGCTCGTCAAGCTGACGACAAAGATACAGAATTTTCTTATGAGCAGATATTAGAAATTGCTGCTGAGTTAGAAATTTCACCTGATTCTTTAAAGTTAGCAGAACGCGATTGGCTAGTACAACAGGGGCAAGTTCAACAGCGAAAAGCTTTTGACGCTTACCGCATCAGAAGATTTCAGAAACGTCTAAGCAATTATGCAATTTTTAATGGCTTTTTTATACTGCTAAATTTAATCACTGGTGGCGGAATTTCTTGGTCGCTGTACATTTTGTTATTCTGCGGATTGCCTGTAGGACTGGATGTCTGGAATACCTTTCAAATGAAAGGCGAAGAGTATGAAATGGCATTCCAGAAGTGGAATCGTAAGCATGAGATTAAGAAAACCATCAGCACAGTTTTGAATAAGTGGTTTAAGGCATTACAGGCTTAG
- a CDS encoding ROK family protein, with translation MVDENGSIRTLSVDIGGSGVKAMVLDITGNPVTERARLDTPQPATPEVVINAIVVLAAAQGEFHRVSVGFPGVVRSGVTETAVNLHPDWIGFDLETALLKHLNKPVRVINDADMQGFGAIAGKGVELVITLGTGFGSALFVDGKLVPNMEMGHHPFRKGETFEQQLGRAELEKIGEKRWNKRLEKAIASLEHLFNYDYLYIGGGEAVRVNFQLPLNVKLIPNITGLLGGIALWRDEKR, from the coding sequence ATGGTTGACGAAAACGGATCGATTCGTACCCTATCGGTTGATATTGGCGGTAGTGGCGTTAAGGCTATGGTTTTGGATATTACGGGGAATCCTGTAACGGAAAGGGCGCGTTTAGATACGCCCCAACCTGCTACACCGGAGGTTGTAATTAATGCAATTGTTGTGTTAGCAGCCGCTCAAGGTGAATTTCATCGCGTTTCGGTCGGTTTTCCCGGTGTGGTGCGGTCTGGAGTCACGGAAACTGCGGTAAACTTACATCCAGATTGGATTGGATTTGATTTGGAAACAGCATTATTAAAACACTTAAACAAGCCTGTACGGGTAATTAATGATGCAGACATGCAGGGGTTTGGAGCGATCGCAGGTAAAGGTGTCGAACTGGTGATTACTTTGGGTACGGGGTTTGGTTCGGCTTTATTTGTAGATGGTAAGCTGGTGCCAAATATGGAAATGGGGCATCATCCATTTCGCAAAGGAGAGACTTTCGAGCAGCAGTTGGGGCGTGCAGAGTTAGAAAAAATTGGTGAGAAAAGATGGAACAAGCGTTTAGAAAAAGCGATCGCATCCTTGGAACATCTGTTCAATTATGATTACCTTTACATTGGCGGCGGTGAAGCTGTGAGAGTAAATTTCCAGCTACCGTTAAATGTCAAACTCATTCCCAATATCACTGGTTTATTAGGCGGTATTGCTTTGTGGCGAGATGAGAAAAGGTAA
- a CDS encoding peptidoglycan-binding domain-containing protein, whose translation MTEIGLMMTGVLAIRQASGANLPQQQLVQMENDVNQSKQSQLEITAEVTPPEFMQTDGISQASLTAIAPKKEHILKKISKKNPGLASFNLGESNKYSQSGDQVRAKATGRFQKFSSQPMPTLYFGSSGVAVRALQRLLVAKGYAVRVDGIYGALTETAVKAFQNQQNLATDGVVGKQTWRALTI comes from the coding sequence ATGACTGAAATTGGCCTGATGATGACGGGCGTGTTAGCAATAAGACAAGCATCTGGAGCAAATTTGCCACAGCAGCAATTAGTTCAGATGGAGAATGACGTAAACCAGTCAAAACAGAGTCAGTTAGAGATAACTGCTGAAGTTACACCACCTGAATTCATGCAGACAGATGGGATTTCTCAGGCTTCTCTCACAGCGATCGCACCAAAGAAAGAACATATACTTAAGAAAATCAGCAAAAAAAATCCGGGACTAGCTTCTTTTAACTTAGGTGAGTCTAATAAATATTCTCAGTCTGGAGATCAAGTCCGTGCAAAGGCTACAGGACGGTTCCAGAAGTTTAGTAGCCAACCTATGCCGACTCTTTATTTCGGTAGCTCTGGTGTTGCTGTCAGAGCCTTACAACGGCTGTTAGTGGCTAAAGGTTATGCCGTTAGAGTGGATGGGATTTATGGCGCATTGACAGAGACTGCCGTCAAAGCCTTTCAAAATCAACAGAATTTAGCAACGGATGGAGTAGTTGGTAAACAAACTTGGCGGGCGTTAACAATTTAG
- a CDS encoding DUF4276 family protein — translation MIRIHVFVEGQTEETFVKEILCEHLQQKDIYLNPILVRTSSTNKGGVVSYAKIKPQLNRKCLEDDSAFVTTMFDLYRLPNDFPGSSSIPSTNDPFQKAEYLEQQMSADIKHQNFLPNLLVHEFEGLLYSNPQAFLVWFDQSIVDSLQAERNLFLSPEHINEGPTTAPSKQIIRCCLGYEKPLHGSLIAMDIGLDTIRQQCQHFNQWLTRLENISGGNG, via the coding sequence ATGATCCGAATACACGTTTTTGTAGAAGGACAGACGGAAGAAACTTTTGTAAAAGAAATACTTTGTGAGCATCTTCAGCAAAAAGACATATACCTCAACCCCATTCTTGTGCGAACTAGCTCAACAAATAAGGGCGGTGTAGTGAGCTATGCAAAGATTAAGCCGCAATTGAATCGTAAATGCCTTGAAGATGATTCGGCGTTCGTCACTACGATGTTTGATTTATATCGATTGCCAAATGATTTTCCAGGAAGCAGTTCTATACCTAGTACGAATGACCCATTTCAGAAAGCTGAATATCTTGAGCAGCAAATGAGCGCAGACATTAAACACCAAAATTTTCTCCCCAATCTACTGGTTCATGAGTTTGAGGGACTCCTGTACAGCAATCCGCAAGCTTTTCTCGTATGGTTTGATCAAAGTATAGTAGATAGCCTACAGGCAGAGCGTAACTTATTCCTTTCACCTGAACATATTAATGAAGGCCCAACAACAGCCCCATCCAAACAAATTATCAGATGTTGCCTTGGATATGAAAAGCCATTACATGGCTCTTTGATTGCAATGGATATTGGGTTGGATACAATACGTCAGCAGTGCCAGCATTTCAATCAATGGTTAACGCGTCTTGAAAATATCAGCGGCGGTAACGGTTGA
- a CDS encoding AAA family ATPase gives MSDLTSDSQLSRIVLKGFKSIAECDLKLLKLNVLIGCNGAGKSNFIGFFRMVQQMLERNLQVLVSRQGGPDAILHFGRKTTEQLEIELYFGNNGYFATLEPTQDNRLMFSKESFWWNVSGEYEIGSGHLETNALAGSRTGIDKYILPTMRQWRVYHFHDTSDSAYVKQPHRINDNAYLRSDARNLAAFLYLLSENYSESYRRIVKTIRLVAPFFGDFYLRPSPQNNEVIELEWVEQGQDIPFKAHLLSDGTLRFICLVTVFLQPSSLQPETILVDEPELGLHPYAITVLASLMRSAAREKQVIVSTQSVELLNEFRAEDVIVVDRDHGKSSLRRLNEDDLHEWLEDYSLGELWKKNILGGRPSR, from the coding sequence ATGAGCGATCTGACCAGTGACAGCCAACTATCAAGGATTGTTTTGAAGGGCTTTAAGTCTATTGCTGAATGTGACCTTAAGCTTTTGAAACTAAACGTACTTATTGGATGTAATGGTGCAGGTAAATCTAACTTCATAGGCTTCTTTCGCATGGTTCAGCAGATGCTTGAGAGGAATCTGCAAGTTTTGGTAAGCCGCCAGGGTGGCCCCGATGCGATCTTGCATTTTGGCCGTAAAACAACTGAGCAACTAGAGATTGAGCTTTATTTTGGAAACAACGGGTACTTCGCTACCCTTGAACCAACTCAAGACAACCGTCTGATGTTTTCCAAAGAATCTTTTTGGTGGAACGTGAGCGGTGAGTATGAAATCGGTAGTGGTCATTTGGAGACTAATGCTTTAGCGGGCAGCAGGACAGGAATTGACAAGTACATATTACCCACCATGCGGCAGTGGCGGGTTTATCATTTCCATGACACAAGCGACAGCGCTTATGTGAAGCAACCACACAGGATTAATGATAATGCTTACTTGCGTTCTGATGCGCGTAATCTTGCAGCTTTTCTATATTTGTTAAGTGAAAATTATTCGGAATCTTATCGGCGAATTGTCAAAACAATTCGACTTGTTGCTCCTTTTTTTGGTGATTTCTATCTACGTCCTTCTCCACAAAACAATGAGGTGATCGAGTTAGAATGGGTCGAGCAAGGTCAGGATATTCCGTTTAAAGCTCATCTTCTTTCGGATGGAACACTTCGTTTTATCTGCCTGGTCACTGTCTTTTTGCAACCTAGTTCCCTTCAACCCGAAACCATTTTGGTTGATGAACCTGAGCTAGGTCTTCACCCGTATGCAATTACTGTTCTTGCATCGTTAATGCGTTCCGCCGCAAGAGAAAAACAAGTTATTGTTTCAACTCAGTCGGTTGAACTGCTAAATGAATTTAGGGCGGAAGATGTAATTGTAGTGGATCGGGATCATGGTAAATCATCACTCCGAAGATTGAATGAGGATGATTTACACGAGTGGCTTGAAGACTACAGCTTAGGAGAACTGTGGAAGAAAAACATCCTTGGCGGGAGACCTTCACGATGA
- a CDS encoding sucrose synthase produces the protein MSELLQAVLDSEEKSDLRSFLSELRQQEKKYLLRNDILNVYSEYCSKSQKPEEFYTSSELGKLIYYTQEIIQEESSFCFIIRSKIASQEVYWLTSDLSIEPMTVQDLLDLRDRLVNKYHPNEGDLLELDFGPFYDYTPVIRDPKNIGKGVQFLNRYLSSKIFQDSKQLLDSLFNFLRLHHYNGVQLLINDRIQSQQQLSEQVKKAIGFVNNRPDDEPYEQFRFQLQSMGFEPGWGNTAARVRETLNILDELIDSADPQTLEAFISRVPMIFRIVLVSAHGWFGQEGVLGRPDTGGQVVYVLDQAKSLEKQLQEDVLLAGLEKLNVEPKVIILTRLIPNSDGTLCNQRLEKVHGTENAWILRVPLREFNPNMTQNWISRFEFWPYLETFAIDSERELRAEFHGTPDLIVGNYTDGNLVAFLLARRLKVTQCNVAHALEKSKYLFSNLYWQELEEKYHFSLQFTADLIAMNAANFVVSSTYQEIVGTPDSVGQYESYKCFTMPELYHVTNGIELFSPKFNVVPPGVNENNYFPYTRTKDRVESDRQRLAETLFTLEDPAQIFGKLDDPNKRPLFSMARLDHIKNLTGLAECYGQSKELQEHCNLILVAGKLRVEESGDNEERDEIIKLYQIIEEYNLHGKIRWLGVRLTKTDSGEIYRVIADHQGIFVQPALFEAFGLTILESMVSGLPTFATQFGGPLEIIQDKVNGFLINPTNLDETATKIVEFITKCEQNPNYWNEISERGIDRVYSTYTWKIHTTKLLSLARIYGFWNFTSKENREDLLRYLEALFYLIYKPRAQQLLEQHKYR, from the coding sequence ATGTCTGAATTGCTTCAAGCAGTCTTAGATAGTGAAGAAAAAAGTGATTTGCGTTCTTTTCTTAGTGAATTACGTCAACAAGAAAAGAAGTACTTGCTGCGGAACGACATACTGAATGTATATAGTGAGTATTGCTCAAAGTCCCAAAAACCAGAGGAATTTTACACTTCCTCTGAGTTAGGTAAACTGATTTACTATACTCAAGAAATTATTCAGGAGGAATCAAGCTTCTGTTTCATTATCCGTTCTAAGATTGCCAGCCAAGAAGTTTATTGGTTGACATCAGACTTGAGCATTGAGCCGATGACAGTGCAGGATTTGCTGGATTTGCGCGATCGCTTGGTGAACAAATATCATCCCAACGAGGGCGACCTGCTAGAATTGGACTTCGGCCCGTTTTATGACTACACCCCAGTCATCCGCGACCCCAAAAATATTGGTAAGGGGGTACAATTTCTTAACCGCTATCTATCCAGCAAAATATTTCAAGATTCCAAGCAATTACTCGACAGCTTATTTAATTTCTTGCGGCTGCACCACTACAATGGTGTGCAACTGCTGATTAACGATCGCATTCAATCACAGCAGCAACTTTCTGAGCAAGTTAAGAAAGCTATCGGTTTTGTTAATAATCGCCCCGATGATGAACCCTACGAACAATTCCGGTTCCAATTGCAGTCAATGGGTTTTGAGCCAGGTTGGGGTAACACCGCAGCGCGAGTGCGGGAAACTTTAAATATTCTTGATGAATTGATTGATTCTGCCGATCCCCAGACCCTAGAAGCTTTCATTTCTCGTGTCCCGATGATTTTTAGAATCGTCTTGGTGTCAGCTCACGGTTGGTTTGGGCAAGAGGGAGTGTTGGGGCGTCCCGATACAGGCGGTCAGGTAGTTTACGTCCTTGACCAAGCAAAGAGCCTAGAGAAGCAGCTACAAGAAGATGTCCTGCTTGCGGGTTTAGAGAAATTGAATGTCGAGCCAAAGGTGATTATTCTCACCCGCTTGATTCCTAATAGTGATGGCACCCTTTGTAATCAACGGCTAGAAAAAGTCCACGGTACCGAAAATGCCTGGATTTTGCGAGTGCCTTTACGGGAATTTAATCCTAACATGACTCAAAACTGGATTTCCCGGTTTGAGTTTTGGCCTTATCTAGAAACTTTTGCTATTGATTCAGAAAGAGAACTACGGGCAGAATTTCACGGCACACCTGACTTAATAGTTGGAAACTATACTGATGGCAATTTAGTAGCATTTTTGCTGGCGCGACGGCTGAAAGTTACCCAATGCAATGTTGCCCATGCTTTGGAAAAATCTAAATACTTATTCAGTAACCTCTACTGGCAAGAATTAGAGGAGAAATATCATTTTTCATTGCAATTCACCGCTGACTTGATTGCAATGAATGCTGCCAATTTTGTTGTCAGCAGCACCTACCAAGAAATTGTCGGAACACCGGATAGTGTGGGACAGTACGAGTCTTATAAGTGCTTCACCATGCCTGAGTTGTACCATGTTACCAATGGCATTGAATTATTTAGTCCCAAATTTAATGTCGTACCACCTGGAGTAAACGAAAATAATTACTTCCCCTACACCCGGACTAAAGACCGAGTAGAGAGCGATCGCCAACGTCTTGCAGAAACACTCTTTACTCTGGAAGACCCCGCGCAAATCTTTGGCAAACTCGACGATCCTAACAAGCGCCCTCTCTTCTCAATGGCGCGTCTTGACCACATCAAAAATCTCACAGGTTTAGCTGAATGTTATGGTCAAAGTAAAGAATTACAAGAGCATTGCAATTTAATTTTGGTGGCGGGTAAATTGCGCGTCGAAGAATCAGGCGACAACGAAGAACGTGACGAAATTATTAAACTCTACCAAATCATTGAGGAGTACAATCTCCACGGAAAGATTCGTTGGTTGGGTGTGCGCCTGACTAAAACTGATTCTGGTGAAATTTACCGAGTCATTGCCGATCATCAGGGAATTTTTGTACAACCAGCTTTATTTGAAGCTTTTGGCTTGACAATTTTAGAGTCGATGGTTTCAGGATTACCGACTTTTGCCACACAGTTTGGTGGCCCACTGGAGATTATTCAAGATAAGGTTAATGGCTTTTTGATTAACCCAACAAATTTAGATGAGACAGCCACAAAAATTGTGGAATTTATCACAAAATGCGAACAAAATCCTAACTATTGGAATGAAATTTCCGAGCGAGGAATTGACCGAGTTTACAGCACCTATACTTGGAAAATTCACACTACCAAGCTGTTGTCATTAGCACGAATTTATGGCTTCTGGAACTTTACCTCGAAGGAGAATCGGGAAGATTTATTGCGTTATCTTGAGGCTTTATTCTATTTAATTTACAAGCCAAGAGCGCAACAGTTATTAGAGCAGCATAAGTACCGATAA
- a CDS encoding DUF4359 domain-containing protein, which translates to MKPLTIIAYTGAAGLAALGVAMAKTNPSQVEYEEYAVQRLTEYLKTDVCKKTTNLIENLIRFNCDKLVDSANPQIQEILVRTTERQNYIIFSIYRTNLKINSWIPSYKFETVGAFDQFYTYTAEKE; encoded by the coding sequence ATGAAACCCTTAACGATCATTGCATATACTGGAGCAGCAGGACTCGCCGCCTTGGGTGTGGCAATGGCGAAGACCAATCCCAGTCAGGTTGAGTATGAAGAATATGCGGTGCAACGGCTGACAGAATACTTAAAAACCGATGTGTGCAAAAAAACCACTAATCTCATAGAAAATTTAATCCGTTTTAATTGTGATAAGTTGGTTGACTCGGCTAACCCGCAAATCCAAGAAATTCTTGTCAGGACTACAGAAAGACAAAATTATATTATTTTTAGCATTTACCGTACAAATTTAAAAATCAATTCTTGGATACCTTCTTACAAATTTGAAACTGTGGGAGCTTTCGATCAATTTTATACTTACACTGCCGAAAAAGAGTAA
- a CDS encoding sirohydrochlorin chelatase yields MSSAYLLVSHGSRDRRPEIAMQQLAKLVCNKLPENHNALNGAHQVGIAALEMSPQPLHEQIQEFAKRAFCEGKLSQNENRLKIVPLFLLPGVHVMTDIPAEVALAQQTLGQDIMIELQPYLGSHPNLEKLLAKQIAAIKTEAWILLAHGSRRPGSKETVEAMAASLPAVAAYWSVPPSLESRVKELVAAGYKEIAILPYFLFAGGITDAIAASIEELKLQFSAVNFQLAEPLGASAELAELIWDLTDR; encoded by the coding sequence ATGTCATCTGCCTATCTGCTAGTATCTCACGGAAGCCGCGATCGCCGTCCAGAAATTGCTATGCAGCAACTAGCAAAGCTGGTATGTAACAAATTGCCAGAAAACCACAATGCATTAAATGGCGCACATCAGGTTGGCATAGCTGCTTTGGAAATGAGTCCTCAGCCTTTACACGAGCAGATTCAAGAATTTGCTAAGAGGGCTTTTTGCGAGGGCAAACTATCTCAAAATGAGAATCGCCTCAAAATTGTACCGCTATTTCTATTGCCGGGAGTGCATGTAATGACAGATATTCCTGCCGAAGTAGCACTAGCACAACAGACTCTTGGTCAAGATATCATGATTGAGTTGCAACCATACTTAGGCTCTCACCCCAATTTAGAGAAATTGCTGGCAAAGCAAATAGCTGCTATAAAAACAGAAGCATGGATTCTCTTAGCTCATGGTAGCCGTCGCCCAGGTTCTAAAGAAACTGTGGAAGCAATGGCAGCAAGTTTACCAGCTGTGGCTGCTTATTGGTCTGTACCTCCTAGTTTAGAATCACGGGTAAAAGAGTTGGTAGCTGCTGGTTATAAAGAAATTGCAATTTTGCCATACTTTTTATTCGCTGGTGGAATAACCGATGCGATCGCGGCCTCAATAGAGGAGCTAAAATTACAATTTTCTGCGGTGAATTTCCAATTGGCAGAACCACTGGGAGCAAGTGCAGAATTAGCCGAGCTAATTTGGGATTTAACAGATAGATAG